The Onychostoma macrolepis isolate SWU-2019 chromosome 18, ASM1243209v1, whole genome shotgun sequence genome includes the window ttttagtgtttttgaaagaagtctcttatgcttaccaattCTGCATTCATTTGGTCAAAATTATagttaaaacagtaatgttgtgaaatattattacaatttaaaataactgttttctattttaatatatttgaaaatgtaatttattcctgtgatggtaaagctgaattttcacatgatctttcagaaatcattcgaatatgctgatttgctactcaagaaacatttcttattattatccacattgaaaacagttgtgctgctcgatatttttgtgaaaaaacatgatacattttttttcatgattctttgatgaatagaacagcatttatttgaaatgaaaagtctttactgtcacccaatgaatttaatgtgttcttgctaaataaaagtattcataataaaaaaatatttactgttcccaaacttttgaacagcagcaAACCTTTATTCTTAATGAAAAGCAGATGACAGATAGGGAAGACTTTGTTTCATGTTGACCCCAAAAGTAAAAAACATTACCTCCCATCCATCTGGCTCTAGAAATTCTTTTCTATTTGTGGCCGTAATGAATTCATCTAGTGAAACAAGCCTGTCTCTGTTAGTGTCGACCTatggacaaaacaaaaacatgattacTAGTGAACCATCTTTGAAATAATATCATTAGCAGAAAGAAGAATTCAGTCCCCTGCTATGACACTCCCACCTCATTCATCACATGTTCTCTCATGCGAAGTCTCTCCTCCTCCATTTCCAACATGTCATCCTCTTCATGTGTGGGATCATAGACTTTCTCTAGCTGAACATGGTGAACACAAGCATCAGATTTAGCACcccataaaaataatcaaagtaCTCTATTATGATAGCTCTGAATGGAAAGGTTATTAAGGGGAACCTCTTTGGTAAACAGTGCCTCGAGCTCTTGCTCATCAAAGTAGCCATCTCCATTAGTGTCTGTAAAAGCAAACAGATGTCACAGTCGTGCTGTGATATAATCTAAGTGTTCAGAACAGTGGCTCACTGATCTCACCATGTAGGTTGAAGAATGTCTTTGGGTCAAAATCGTTGGGATCCAAACCATCAGCTTCCTCCCAGACCTCTTTCAATTGGTCTTGACTGCCCTATTTACACACATACAGACCAAATCTATGcattggttgttgattggatggagaAGGATATGAATGTGAGCTTGCAGTCGATTGGAAGAAAGGGGCAGGGTTTATGTGGAcgaaatgattggagaagtcaGAAATATggtcaattaaaaaaactagCAAAAAAAGAATTAATTGCTCAATATCACAATTTAGCttttttgattttataatagttcaaaaaatttagttttagcTTACAGGGTGATTGATTTTGGGATGGTCTGCATGTTTCTTCTTCATCTCTTCATAGTGTTCCTCCTCTTTTTTGCGTGCTTCCTCATCCAGTGTTTTAAGATGTTCCTTCCGCTCGTGTTCCTTCGCCATCTCGTACCTCTTGAAATCTTCATGTCGTTCCTTGTCGAAGTTTTCCAGATCATTAGTGGCCTCAATTTGACAAAATAAGGAAACAGagatgaaaatgtaaatgtgtggaGAACAGTAGATCATTATATAGATCCCCATCCAACATTGGAAAATAATATTGAATTGCACTTGGTGAATAATTCGAGCTAAGACTGTTGACCCTCACTGATGACAGTGATGTGTGCAAATCAAACATGAAAATAAGTTTTTGCTTTGAATTTAATTGTGGGCACttaaacaactgtttttaagttgtttacctatcagtttcaaaatcattctgACTTCTTCTGCAATTATGACAGTGATATAGCTCCGAAGTTGCAAAAGTACACAAAActgtgtacaaaaagtatttgtTTCATCTATGTTGTGACAAAtatgtagatttttttaatttacatttgtaCATTTCAATATgtcacatatttacatttatgcattttatccaaagcgacacTGCATTCAGGGTGTACATATTATCATTTCCTTCATTCCCTAGGAATGGAACCCATGACATTGGTGTTGCTAGCACCACGCTCTACACTGAGCTACAGTGATACAATCATGAGGTTTTTATTCACAACCTTTCATTTATTAACAGAGACAAAAttacctgcattttaatcataaatACGCTAGGAGAAACAGCTAAATCAATAACGTCCCATAGTCATagtgcaaatatatatatacatatacatacacacacacacacaatctatttatataaaaaatatttaatatataataaggcaataaatatttatggccagtacattttcttatttcacctaccaaaaaaaaaaaaaaaaagttgccctGAACGAAAATGTGTGAAAACTGTGAGTGTAGAATAAAACCAACAGGAAGTCAGATATGGAGCCTACCGATTTAATGAGGCGATCCAAATCTTCCACTTCGAATGTATGCGGATTCATGTGATTCAGATGTTCAAACTGTTTCAAAAGTGCCTGGTGGTCCACTGTCATACCTTTAGGGAAATTAAGAGCATGTCATTTTTCATATACGTTTCTTGTCTGAGTTACAGGtttataaagtaaactgtgataTGGAGAGTTTGATATATGACACTCTCAGATACAACATTCTGTATCCTTGCAAATATGTGCTCTGTGAGCCTGGCAACCATAAATGAAACAAAGATGGTGGAGGACATTTCACAATATGCACCAGGGCAAATGTGAGccacaaaacaataacaaaagtAAAGTGCTCCCTGTGGTACCTTTTTCTCCATTTATGTCTTGTTTGACTTTGATTAGGGTGCGCAGTCTGTTTACTTCTTGCCTCTTTAGCTCATCAAGTTTAGTTCGCACATGATGGCTGACAAAGTCCAACTCTTTAGCCAA containing:
- the nucb2b gene encoding nucleobindin-2b, producing MWGPSHFCLIFFLWACLDALPVAVDKTKVSPPVEELESPKSVDTGLHYDRYLREVIDFLEKDPHFREKLHNTDMEDIKQGNLAKELDFVSHHVRTKLDELKRQEVNRLRTLIKVKQDINGEKGMTVDHQALLKQFEHLNHMNPHTFEVEDLDRLIKSATNDLENFDKERHEDFKRYEMAKEHERKEHLKTLDEEARKKEEEHYEEMKKKHADHPKINHPGSQDQLKEVWEEADGLDPNDFDPKTFFNLHDTNGDGYFDEQELEALFTKELEKVYDPTHEEDDMLEMEEERLRMREHVMNEVDTNRDRLVSLDEFITATNRKEFLEPDGWETLEQNPVYTDEELREFEEHLAREEQDLNLRTNDLMKQREELDRQQEQLNAQKMELQRAVEHMEHLKTQKTEPPVQAKVPSAVEILPGDSQPMSQGHQQDLPSHS